Within the Cyanobacteria bacterium GSL.Bin1 genome, the region TGACCTGGGCATAATTAAGGAGAAATGAATTGCTTTTCTCCTTAATCTATGTATTTTAGCGGTTCAGTTTACCATTCTCAGCATACTCTGTTTTCTCGGTTAATTTTTCCTTGTGCTCAAGTTAAAAAGCTCCTGCAAAGGGTTTATGATTTTATATTACAAAGCATTTGGACTGAGCTAATTTCCGGGAAGACTATCAAAAATGAGGTTGCGAACCTCGTTTTATTTTTTATTTTCTGTTTATTTTCCATTGCATTTTTCCACTTACAAACCTATCGAGGAATTCTGCTAGTTTTATTTTTTAGTTTGTGGCTGATAGATCGCGCGATCGCGCAGAAGTATTATCAAAAAGGCAGCAGTAAATATCCCGTTTCTCTCCACATTACTGAGAATAAACTTTATTTCAAAGAATATTTACCTAAAAATCAAACTATTGATTTAGAATTTAACCGTGAACAAATTAAAGAAAGCGCGATCGTTTCCCGTACCCTTTACAGTGATGGCTTTCAAGCAGAGATTAAGCAATGTTGGCAAGTTCTCCTTTTTTTGCAAGACGGTACCGAAATTCTAGTCGATGAACAACCTAAGCCAGAAAAAGCACTCAGTAAAGCCAAAAAATTAGCAACCCAATTAGAGATTCCGATTATTTTATTAGAGAGTGAAGGGAATCATTCTTACGCAACACATGAGTTATCCCCGATTGCAACAGCAAACTCGAATACGATTCAAATTGAGTTACAAAATCAGCAATATCATATTTATTCGCAATGGCGACTGCAAGATAGTTGGCAACTATTGAAGCAAATTTTAGTCCAGTCAGGTTTTCTCCTATTTGTCATCATTAGTACAAACTTTATGGTTCGATGGGGTGGTTTTTTAAATGCGGTTTTTATCCCTTTTTTTAACCAACAGCAAACCACTATTTATTTACCGAGTATATGGGAAATATTACGTTTTAATTTAGATATAGAAAGCTATTTTGAAATTGGTCTAGCCGTTGGCATTATCATATTTCAAGGCGCAAAAATTAGTCGTACCCAACACATTTATCTCGATCAGTCCTTGCTTAAATATTATGTAGGTCATCAGAAACAAGAGCAATTAAAGACAGCAGATATTGAAGCCATTATTTTAATTCCAGAACCTAATTTAATGGTGTTAATTGTTGCTAATCGTCAAGCCCTAATGATCGAGCATTTACCTACCCCTGACGCCTATCGAAAAATGGTAGAAAAAATTGAATTTGCCCTTAATCAGCAATCAGTGAAGAGTCATCCTTGACTGATTCTGACAAGGACGAAAAGAGAGACGATGTTGCGGAGACGGACCATATTCTTGTAGCGCAAGACGATGGGCTGCTGTTCCATATCCCTTGTTGGTTATTAGATGATACTGAGGATATTGGTTGCCCCAAAGACGGACAATCAGGTCATCGCGCCAGACTTTTGCGATAATACTCGCAGCACCAATGGCGCGCGATCGCGCATCTCCTTGTTTTAAAGTTACCTGCGACAGCTTTAAGCCGGGGACTGGAAACCGACCATCCACAAAGCAGAGATCCGGTTGCGGGGTTAACTTTTGTACCGCCCGTCGCATCGCTTGTAGAGAGGCTTGTAAGATATTAATCTCATCAATTTCTTTGGCGGTGGCGTAGCCAATGCGGACATCACTAACAACCGTTTTAATTTGTTGGGCTAACTCTTCTCGCCGTTTGGCAGAAAGTTTTTTACTATCTTTTGCGGCAATTTCGTTTAACTGCGATAGTTCTGCAACGGAGATAACCACTGCTGCTGCAACTACAGGACCAAATAATGCGCCTCTTCCCACTTCATCTACTCCTGCAACCAAAGTTGAGGGGTGCATTTTGGCAAGCGTCTGTGCTTCGAGATTCATGAGTTAATGGGATAATGGTCAGTTGTTGATCTAATCATTACTCATTGTGCAACAGCCTACAGTTATCGGCATCGATTTAGGCGGAACTGCGATTAAGCTGGGACGATTTCTCCAGGATGGTACTTGTCTGCAGCAGACAACAGTACCGACACCGCAGCCCCCTGATCCAGAAGCAGTTGCAGAGTTACTGCGGATTGCGGTGCAAGAAGTAGATCCAGAACAAACCAGTGGCGCGATCGGCATTGGTACACCGGGACCCACAGATGCAACAGGTCGTATTGCCTTGATTGCCATCAATCTCCTTGGTTGGCGCAATGTTCCCCTCGCCGATTTATTAGAAGCAAAGATTGGACTCCCCACGTTTGTTGCTAATGATGCCAACTGTGCGGGTTTAGGAGAATCTTGGTTGGGTGCGGGGCGCAATGTCAACAATCTGATTCTCCTGACTCTGGGAACAGGGGTTGGTGGCGCAATTATTATCAATAATCAATTGTTTACAGGGGCTTATGGCGCAGCAGGAGAGTTAGGCTTAATTACTCTCAATCCACACGGCGATCCCTGTAATAGTGGCAATCATGGGTCTTTAGAACAGCATTTATGTGTGCAAGCGATCCAGCGGAGAACGCAAAAAACCCCCGCTGAACTCGGAAAACTGGCAGCAGCCGGAGACAAAACGGCCCTTACCTTTTGGGAAGCGTATGGACGCGATTTAGGGGCAGGATTAGCAAGTTTAATTTATGTGCTGACCCCGGAAGCCATTATTATCGGCGGCGGAATTAGTGCCAGTGCAGAATTCTTTTTACCTGCAACTTGGCAAGAAATTGAAAAGCGGGTGGTTAGTATTTCACGGATGAATCTCCAGCTTTTAACCGCTGAACTAGGCAATCGAGCGGGAATGGTTGGTGCAGCTAAGCTGGCTTGGCAGAAATGGAAAGGGAGATAAGGGAGATAAGGGAGACAAGGGAGATAAGGGAGATAAGGGAGATAAGGGAGACAAGGGAGACAAGGGAGACAAGGGAGACAAGGGAGACAAGGGAGACAAGGGAGACAAGGGAGACAAGGGAGACACCCTCATCCCTGAAATAAATAATTGATCGCCCAATATTCTCTGTTCCCTAATGACCAATGACTAATGACTAATGACCAATGACCAATGACCAATGACCAATGACTAATGACCAATGACTAATGACTCTGACAGATCTCTTGTAAAGTCTCTGTAAAGCCT harbors:
- a CDS encoding ribonuclease HII, producing the protein MNLEAQTLAKMHPSTLVAGVDEVGRGALFGPVVAAAVVISVAELSQLNEIAAKDSKKLSAKRREELAQQIKTVVSDVRIGYATAKEIDEINILQASLQAMRRAVQKLTPQPDLCFVDGRFPVPGLKLSQVTLKQGDARSRAIGAASIIAKVWRDDLIVRLWGNQYPQYHLITNKGYGTAAHRLALQEYGPSPQHRLSFRPCQNQSRMTLH
- a CDS encoding ROK family protein, whose product is MQQPTVIGIDLGGTAIKLGRFLQDGTCLQQTTVPTPQPPDPEAVAELLRIAVQEVDPEQTSGAIGIGTPGPTDATGRIALIAINLLGWRNVPLADLLEAKIGLPTFVANDANCAGLGESWLGAGRNVNNLILLTLGTGVGGAIIINNQLFTGAYGAAGELGLITLNPHGDPCNSGNHGSLEQHLCVQAIQRRTQKTPAELGKLAAAGDKTALTFWEAYGRDLGAGLASLIYVLTPEAIIIGGGISASAEFFLPATWQEIEKRVVSISRMNLQLLTAELGNRAGMVGAAKLAWQKWKGR